The Chaetodon auriga isolate fChaAug3 chromosome 3, fChaAug3.hap1, whole genome shotgun sequence genome has a window encoding:
- the LOC143318260 gene encoding regulator of G-protein signaling 21 isoform X1: MPKLLFSRMRFYEIKDLMQNVKRPRRIDIVLNRKRHRKDIQCLKVQKIHNETDTSKLSWQADHKLHPTLEKLLRDKKYLAAFRDFLRSEFSEENIEFWLTCEDFKSTASPDDLRWKAEEIYQEFIQPTARREINVDHHIRERIKKSLEKPSRSCFDEAQKHVYLLMERDSCPRFLLSDAYLTMKHKSRTLWYI, translated from the exons atgccaaaacttTTGTTTTCAAGGATGCGGTTCTATGAAATTAAGGACCTGATGCAAAATGTGAAGCGGCCCAGAAG aatTGATATTGTTCTTAATCGAAAGAGGCACAGGAAGGACATCCAGTGCCTCAAGgtacaaaaaatacacaatgagACAGATACGTCAAAGCTCAG TTGGCAGGCTGACCACAAACTTCACCCAACTCTGGAAAAATTGCTACGTGATAAAA AATATTTAGCAGCCTTCCGTGACTTCCTGCGGTCTGAGTTCAGTGAAGAAAACATCGAGTTCTGGCTCACATGTGAAGACTTTAAGTCGACTGCCTCACCGGACGACCTCCGctggaaagcagaggagatctACCAGGAGTTCATCCAGCCTACAGCCCGCAGAGAG ATCAATGTTGACCACCACATTAGAGAGAGGATTAAGAAGTCTTTGGAGAAACCGAGCCGCTCCTGCTTCGATGAGGCCCAGAAACATGTTTACCTGCTGATGGAAAGAGACTCTTGCCCCAGATTCCTGCTCTCAGATGCTTACCTGACTATGAAGCACAAATCCAGGACTCTTTGGTACATTTAG
- the LOC143318260 gene encoding regulator of G-protein signaling 21 isoform X2, producing the protein MRFYEIKDLMQNVKRPRRIDIVLNRKRHRKDIQCLKVQKIHNETDTSKLSWQADHKLHPTLEKLLRDKKYLAAFRDFLRSEFSEENIEFWLTCEDFKSTASPDDLRWKAEEIYQEFIQPTARREINVDHHIRERIKKSLEKPSRSCFDEAQKHVYLLMERDSCPRFLLSDAYLTMKHKSRTLWYI; encoded by the exons ATGCGGTTCTATGAAATTAAGGACCTGATGCAAAATGTGAAGCGGCCCAGAAG aatTGATATTGTTCTTAATCGAAAGAGGCACAGGAAGGACATCCAGTGCCTCAAGgtacaaaaaatacacaatgagACAGATACGTCAAAGCTCAG TTGGCAGGCTGACCACAAACTTCACCCAACTCTGGAAAAATTGCTACGTGATAAAA AATATTTAGCAGCCTTCCGTGACTTCCTGCGGTCTGAGTTCAGTGAAGAAAACATCGAGTTCTGGCTCACATGTGAAGACTTTAAGTCGACTGCCTCACCGGACGACCTCCGctggaaagcagaggagatctACCAGGAGTTCATCCAGCCTACAGCCCGCAGAGAG ATCAATGTTGACCACCACATTAGAGAGAGGATTAAGAAGTCTTTGGAGAAACCGAGCCGCTCCTGCTTCGATGAGGCCCAGAAACATGTTTACCTGCTGATGGAAAGAGACTCTTGCCCCAGATTCCTGCTCTCAGATGCTTACCTGACTATGAAGCACAAATCCAGGACTCTTTGGTACATTTAG
- the LOC143318713 gene encoding regulator of G-protein signaling 21-like isoform X1 produces the protein MPSLIVEPLNTQHFIMDRDDRKRNKNIGKNFMCRLQCMFSHSSSSESRLSLEDTQQWSQSLERLLESKYGLATFRNFLKSEYSDENIEFWLTCEDYKKIKSSFRMSSRAKKIYEQFIKAESPKEINIDYHTREQIKRNVKTPTMHCFDDAQKIVYGLMERDSYPRFLRSDIYRTLLENLAADATKG, from the exons ATGCCCAGCCTAATCGTCGAACCACTCAACACACAGCACTTCATCATGgacagagatgacaggaagagaaacaagAACAT TGGAAAAAACTTCATGTGCCGACTCCAGTGCATGTTCTCACACTCATCAAGCTCTGAGAG CAGGCTAAGTTTAGAAGATACCCAACAATGGTCACAGTCACTGGAACGGCTTCTGGAGTCTAAAT atgGTCTGGCTACTTTTCGCAACTTTCTCAAATCTGAATACAGCGATGAGAATATTGAGTTCTGGCTCACCTGTGAGGATTACAAGAAGATCAAGTCTTCATTCAGAATGTCCTCAAGAGCCAAAAAGATTTATGAGCAGTTCATCAAAGCAGAATCTCCTAAAGAG ATCAACATTGACTATCACACCCGAGAGCAGATCAAAAGGAATGTCAAGACTCCCACCATGCACTGCTTTGATGACGCTCAGAAGATAGTTTACGGGCTGATGGAAAGAGACTCGTACCCGCGGTTCCTCCGCTCGGACATTTATAGAACTCTCCTGGAAAACCTCGCCGCCGACGCCACGAAGGGATGA
- the LOC143318713 gene encoding regulator of G-protein signaling 21-like isoform X2, translating into MPSLIVEPLNTQHFIMDRDDRKRNKNIGKNFMCRLQCMFSHSSSSERLSLEDTQQWSQSLERLLESKYGLATFRNFLKSEYSDENIEFWLTCEDYKKIKSSFRMSSRAKKIYEQFIKAESPKEINIDYHTREQIKRNVKTPTMHCFDDAQKIVYGLMERDSYPRFLRSDIYRTLLENLAADATKG; encoded by the exons ATGCCCAGCCTAATCGTCGAACCACTCAACACACAGCACTTCATCATGgacagagatgacaggaagagaaacaagAACAT TGGAAAAAACTTCATGTGCCGACTCCAGTGCATGTTCTCACACTCATCAAGCTCTGAGAG GCTAAGTTTAGAAGATACCCAACAATGGTCACAGTCACTGGAACGGCTTCTGGAGTCTAAAT atgGTCTGGCTACTTTTCGCAACTTTCTCAAATCTGAATACAGCGATGAGAATATTGAGTTCTGGCTCACCTGTGAGGATTACAAGAAGATCAAGTCTTCATTCAGAATGTCCTCAAGAGCCAAAAAGATTTATGAGCAGTTCATCAAAGCAGAATCTCCTAAAGAG ATCAACATTGACTATCACACCCGAGAGCAGATCAAAAGGAATGTCAAGACTCCCACCATGCACTGCTTTGATGACGCTCAGAAGATAGTTTACGGGCTGATGGAAAGAGACTCGTACCCGCGGTTCCTCCGCTCGGACATTTATAGAACTCTCCTGGAAAACCTCGCCGCCGACGCCACGAAGGGATGA